One region of Polynucleobacter paneuropaeus genomic DNA includes:
- the glnE gene encoding bifunctional [glutamate--ammonia ligase]-adenylyl-L-tyrosine phosphorylase/[glutamate--ammonia-ligase] adenylyltransferase, with the protein MRDFPVQLDFLKQHSTFTRRWLSAHPDWEQWLSEVCAIQVDQGKIFALLEPCQELLQKAQIDEAQFMSELRLARQRLIIWLGFRDLNGLADLEEVMHSLSLFAESAINLSIAFIRADLNERFGLPWNVELNLEMPLMVVGMGKLGGRELNLSSDIDLIFLYEHEGETQGGPKSLSHHEWFTRMGKRLIKLLAEHDTNGFVFRVDMRLRPNGDSGPLVCSLDMLEEYLLVQGREWERYAWIKGRLLAPLSTSNAFMHCEKKLEQLIRPFVYRRHLDYGVISAIRELHRQIQQEAERRSLKHEGRSRDIKLGRGGIREIEFLAQMFQLMRGGTDPQLRTRATLEVLTLLAQKGILPRQEVGQLSEAYIYLRRLEHRLQIWEDQQTHYLPDDPSSRMRLAKSMDLTTAPENEHTFMAGVDGHQSAVARYFEKAFVLDASASLEQEPIEVDWQLQSSCFPSSSKRWQIWIESHKQKLLPEKSQAIVRKLVRKAADFLEAGKGSSPDADKVLLRFFDLLEAVAGRTAYLAILAEYPQALQNVLRLLTASQWGAQYLTRHPHLLDHLLNPRAEVALTKEPIEYWKEVQANLNLRLDDVLTHVDGAEQAMDVLRVTHHTETFITLLADLGIGVEKALTVEKVSDHLSTLADLIVQTTLERVWPGVAKKFDQSVALPPFAVIAYGKLGGKELGYASDLDLVFLFEAQEQNYAAQEMYGLLAKRMINWLTAYTSAGSLFEIDTRLRPNGSAGFLVTNAEAFKKYQLREGDNSAWVWEHQALTRARSCAGSEQVGSFFDDVRAEVLSQVRDIDLLRREISEMRQKVHAGHPNTSDKFDLKHDAGGMVDIEFTVQFLILAYASQYPRLIQNLGNIALLGIAAEVGLIDKDLAQAVSNAYRLFRSRQHRLRLDGHEKTRIEIALEPECIEARSAVLRLWENVFKSSALL; encoded by the coding sequence ATGCGTGATTTTCCTGTCCAATTGGATTTTTTAAAACAGCACTCGACCTTTACTAGGCGTTGGCTGAGTGCCCATCCTGATTGGGAGCAGTGGCTTAGTGAAGTCTGCGCAATCCAGGTGGATCAGGGCAAGATTTTTGCCTTGCTCGAGCCCTGCCAGGAGCTCTTGCAAAAAGCTCAGATCGATGAGGCGCAATTCATGAGCGAGTTGCGTTTGGCTAGGCAGCGCCTCATTATTTGGCTCGGTTTTCGGGATCTCAATGGTCTGGCTGATTTAGAAGAGGTAATGCATAGCCTTAGCCTTTTTGCTGAGTCAGCTATCAATCTCAGTATTGCATTCATACGCGCGGATTTGAACGAGCGTTTTGGCTTGCCTTGGAATGTCGAACTCAATCTAGAAATGCCTTTGATGGTGGTGGGTATGGGCAAACTGGGTGGGCGTGAGCTAAATCTGTCATCGGATATTGATTTAATTTTTCTGTACGAACACGAGGGAGAGACGCAGGGCGGACCCAAAAGTCTCTCTCACCATGAGTGGTTTACTCGTATGGGGAAACGCTTAATTAAGTTGCTGGCAGAGCATGATACGAATGGCTTTGTATTTAGAGTAGATATGCGTTTGCGTCCTAATGGCGACTCTGGTCCTCTAGTCTGCAGTTTAGATATGCTCGAGGAGTATTTGCTGGTGCAGGGTCGCGAGTGGGAGCGCTATGCTTGGATCAAGGGTAGATTGCTTGCCCCATTATCAACATCAAATGCGTTTATGCATTGTGAAAAAAAATTAGAGCAACTGATTCGACCATTTGTGTATCGACGGCATTTGGACTATGGCGTTATCTCTGCGATTCGGGAGCTTCATAGACAAATTCAGCAAGAGGCTGAGCGCCGTTCACTAAAGCACGAGGGGCGGTCCCGAGATATCAAGCTGGGCCGCGGCGGTATTCGTGAAATTGAATTCCTAGCACAAATGTTTCAGTTGATGCGCGGTGGTACTGATCCACAACTCCGAACTCGGGCGACTTTAGAGGTACTGACTTTATTGGCGCAAAAAGGAATCTTGCCAAGGCAAGAGGTAGGCCAATTGAGCGAGGCCTATATCTATCTGCGTCGCTTGGAGCATCGGCTTCAGATTTGGGAGGATCAGCAGACCCATTACTTACCAGATGATCCAAGCTCCAGAATGCGTTTGGCGAAGAGTATGGATCTCACAACAGCTCCCGAAAATGAACATACTTTCATGGCTGGTGTAGATGGGCACCAAAGTGCGGTAGCTCGATACTTTGAAAAAGCCTTTGTCTTAGATGCGAGCGCCAGTCTCGAGCAAGAGCCTATCGAGGTGGATTGGCAGCTTCAATCCTCATGCTTCCCATCATCCTCAAAGCGTTGGCAGATATGGATAGAAAGTCATAAGCAAAAACTGCTACCAGAAAAAAGTCAAGCAATTGTCAGAAAGTTGGTGCGTAAGGCAGCAGATTTTCTGGAGGCAGGCAAGGGATCATCACCTGACGCCGATAAAGTGCTCTTACGATTTTTTGATCTCTTGGAAGCAGTGGCCGGACGTACCGCCTATCTAGCGATATTAGCCGAGTACCCACAAGCCCTCCAGAATGTTTTGCGTTTATTAACCGCTTCCCAGTGGGGAGCTCAATATCTGACGCGGCATCCTCATCTTCTGGATCACTTATTAAATCCACGCGCTGAAGTTGCGCTGACTAAAGAGCCTATCGAATATTGGAAAGAAGTTCAGGCGAATCTCAATTTACGTTTAGATGACGTTTTAACTCATGTCGATGGCGCTGAGCAGGCAATGGATGTTTTACGAGTCACCCACCACACTGAAACTTTTATTACACTCCTGGCCGATTTAGGTATTGGGGTAGAAAAAGCATTAACCGTAGAAAAGGTCAGCGATCATTTATCTACCTTAGCTGACCTCATTGTGCAAACCACGTTAGAGCGGGTGTGGCCTGGTGTTGCCAAGAAGTTTGACCAGTCTGTAGCGCTGCCTCCTTTCGCTGTGATTGCCTATGGGAAATTGGGTGGTAAGGAATTAGGTTATGCCTCTGATTTAGACCTGGTCTTTTTATTTGAAGCGCAGGAACAGAACTATGCAGCCCAAGAGATGTATGGACTACTTGCTAAACGAATGATTAATTGGTTAACAGCCTACACCTCTGCAGGTAGCCTTTTTGAAATTGATACGCGACTACGCCCCAATGGCTCTGCTGGATTCTTGGTCACTAATGCAGAAGCTTTCAAAAAATATCAATTGCGGGAAGGTGACAACAGCGCTTGGGTTTGGGAGCATCAGGCTTTAACGAGGGCTCGCTCTTGCGCCGGAAGTGAGCAAGTTGGCAGCTTCTTTGATGACGTTCGTGCTGAGGTCCTGAGTCAAGTGCGCGATATTGATCTCTTGCGCCGAGAAATTTCAGAGATGCGTCAGAAAGTCCACGCAGGACACCCCAATACTTCTGACAAGTTTGATTTAAAGCACGACGCAGGTGGGATGGTCGATATTGAATTTACTGTTCAGTTTCTAATCTTAGCCTATGCTTCTCAGTATCCCCGGCTGATTCAGAATCTCGGAAATATCGCTTTACTGGGTATTGCAGCAGAGGTGGGCTTAATCGATAAAGATCTAGCTCAAGCAGTTTCGAACGCCTACCGTCTGTTTAGGTCTCGGCAGCACCGATTACGTTTAGATGGCCATGAAAAAACACGAATTGAGATTGCTTTAGAGCCGGAATGTATTGAAGCGAGATCTGCTGTATTGAGGCTTTGGGAAAATGTTTTTAAGAGCTCAGCTCTGCTCTAG
- the tldD gene encoding metalloprotease TldD, with product MNAPEALFPSSWTQAKKQPELLKLAKSILLEPTGLTEQDLHRTFGNMFTHRLDDADLYFQHTRNESWSLEEGIVKSGSFSIDQGVGVRAIYGDKTAFAYSDEMNLEALNKAAKATRVIGPHGGKQALGSKIFIPTSNELYSDLNPLDSLQPKEKIALLESIERRAKARDPRIIQVMASLAGEFDVILVVRSDGLLAADIRPLVRVSVHVIAEQNGRRESGSSGGGARHDYSYFNSELVNQYVDEAVDSALVNLDSRPAPAGQMTVVMGPGWPGVLLHEAVGHGLEGDFNRKGSSAFAGRIGERVAAKGVTVVDDGTLSGRRGSLNIDDEGTPTQCTTLIEDGVLKGYIQDSLNARLMNMPLTGNGRRESFASLPMPRMTNTYMLAGKDDPQEIVSSIKRGLYAVNFGGGQVDITSGKFVFSISEAYWVENGKIQYPVKGATIIGNGPESLKQVSMIGNDLKLDGGIGVCGKEGQSVPVGVGQPTLRIDGMTVGGTA from the coding sequence ATGAACGCACCTGAAGCACTATTCCCAAGCAGCTGGACCCAAGCCAAGAAACAGCCTGAGCTACTTAAGTTAGCAAAATCGATTTTGCTTGAGCCCACCGGTTTGACTGAGCAAGATCTACATCGCACCTTCGGCAATATGTTTACGCATCGCCTTGATGATGCTGATCTTTATTTTCAGCATACTCGTAATGAAAGCTGGAGTCTTGAAGAAGGGATCGTAAAGTCCGGAAGTTTCAGCATTGATCAAGGTGTTGGTGTGCGTGCAATTTATGGCGACAAAACGGCTTTTGCATACTCTGATGAAATGAATCTTGAGGCTTTAAATAAAGCAGCAAAAGCGACCCGAGTCATTGGGCCACATGGTGGCAAACAAGCACTCGGCAGTAAAATTTTTATTCCAACTTCTAATGAGCTCTACTCTGATCTCAACCCCTTAGACTCATTACAGCCAAAAGAAAAAATTGCGCTTCTTGAAAGTATTGAGCGCAGAGCAAAAGCCCGTGATCCTCGCATCATCCAAGTAATGGCCAGTCTTGCTGGTGAATTTGATGTGATCTTAGTGGTCCGCTCTGATGGCCTTCTAGCTGCAGACATTAGGCCGCTTGTCCGAGTTTCGGTTCATGTCATTGCTGAACAAAATGGCCGGCGTGAATCTGGCTCTTCTGGTGGAGGAGCGCGCCATGATTACTCTTATTTTAATTCTGAGCTGGTGAATCAATATGTCGATGAAGCAGTTGATAGTGCCTTAGTCAATCTCGATTCTAGACCCGCCCCTGCAGGTCAAATGACAGTTGTGATGGGACCAGGATGGCCTGGCGTCTTGTTGCATGAAGCTGTAGGTCATGGTCTTGAAGGCGACTTCAATCGGAAAGGATCATCTGCTTTTGCTGGACGCATCGGTGAGCGCGTTGCTGCCAAGGGAGTCACTGTCGTTGATGATGGAACGCTCTCGGGTCGCAGAGGCTCTCTCAATATTGATGATGAAGGCACTCCAACACAATGCACTACGCTCATTGAAGATGGGGTATTAAAGGGATACATTCAGGATAGTTTGAATGCTCGTCTGATGAATATGCCCTTAACAGGCAATGGTCGGCGCGAGAGCTTCGCATCCTTACCGATGCCCCGCATGACAAATACTTATATGCTGGCGGGAAAAGATGATCCGCAAGAAATCGTGTCCAGCATTAAACGCGGTCTTTATGCTGTCAATTTTGGTGGCGGTCAGGTTGATATTACAAGCGGTAAGTTTGTCTTCTCGATCTCAGAAGCCTATTGGGTCGAAAACGGCAAAATCCAATACCCCGTCAAAGGCGCCACCATTATTGGAAACGGGCCAGAATCCCTAAAACAGGTTTCCATGATCGGAAATGACCTAAAACTGGATGGTGGTATTGGGGTTTGTGGCAAGGAAGGCCAAAGCGTTCCGGTTGGGGTTGGTCAACCCACTTTACGCATCGATGGCATGACTGTCGGTGGTACGGCTTAA
- a CDS encoding 3-deoxy-7-phosphoheptulonate synthase, whose amino-acid sequence MSQQNTNPANWYAAVDKTSDTDDQRIHNITVLPPPEHLIRFFPISGTPTEALISKTRVKIRNIIHGKDDRLLVIIGPCSIHDPRAALEYCQRLLAERERFAGELEIVMRVYFEKPRTTVGWKGLINDPYLDESYRIEEGLRIARQVLMEINRLGMPAGSEFLDVISPQYIADLISWGAIGARTTESQVHRELASGLSAPIGFKNGTDGNIKIATDAIQAASRPHHFLSVHKNGQVSIVETKGNKDCHVILRGGKEPNYEAKYVEAACAELEAAKLPASLMVDLSHANSSKKHERQIVVAENVAEQIESGSNQIFGVMIESHIKDGAQKFTPGKDDPNQLEYGKSITDACINWEDSVNVLQRLALAVKNRRKLKK is encoded by the coding sequence ATGAGCCAACAAAACACCAACCCCGCCAATTGGTATGCCGCCGTTGATAAAACGTCGGATACTGACGATCAACGTATTCATAACATCACGGTTCTGCCACCACCAGAACACTTAATTCGTTTTTTTCCAATCTCAGGCACGCCTACTGAAGCTTTAATCAGCAAAACCCGCGTCAAGATTCGGAACATCATTCATGGCAAAGACGATCGCCTTCTTGTCATTATTGGGCCCTGCTCGATTCACGATCCCAGGGCCGCATTGGAATACTGCCAACGTCTTTTAGCTGAACGTGAGCGTTTTGCTGGCGAACTTGAAATCGTCATGCGCGTCTATTTTGAAAAACCTCGCACTACGGTTGGTTGGAAAGGATTAATCAACGACCCCTATCTCGATGAGAGCTATCGTATTGAAGAAGGCTTGCGCATTGCACGTCAGGTACTGATGGAGATTAATCGTCTTGGTATGCCAGCCGGTAGCGAGTTCCTCGATGTGATCTCACCTCAATACATTGCTGATTTGATTTCTTGGGGCGCAATCGGTGCACGCACAACGGAAAGCCAAGTTCATCGCGAACTCGCCTCTGGTCTATCCGCTCCAATTGGATTTAAGAATGGTACTGATGGCAATATCAAAATTGCGACCGATGCCATTCAGGCGGCAAGTCGTCCACACCACTTCCTGTCAGTCCACAAAAACGGTCAAGTATCAATTGTTGAGACTAAGGGCAATAAGGACTGTCATGTTATTTTGCGTGGAGGTAAAGAGCCTAACTACGAAGCAAAATATGTGGAAGCAGCCTGTGCGGAACTTGAAGCAGCAAAGCTTCCAGCCAGTTTGATGGTGGACCTATCTCATGCAAACTCTAGCAAGAAACACGAGCGTCAAATTGTTGTTGCAGAAAATGTGGCTGAACAAATTGAGTCTGGTTCAAACCAAATTTTTGGAGTAATGATTGAGAGTCACATTAAAGATGGTGCTCAGAAATTTACACCAGGTAAAGATGATCCCAATCAACTGGAGTATGGCAAGAGCATTACGGATGCCTGTATTAACTGGGAAGATTCAGTGAATGTTTTACAAAGATTAGCGCTTGCAGTGAAGAATCGTCGCAAGCTAAAGAAATAA
- a CDS encoding carbon-nitrogen hydrolase family protein, which yields MNSSEIQIAAIQMVSTPVPEENLETASRLIKAAAEAGAQIAVLPEYFCLMGLKDTDKLQTSEELGKGPIQEALRSIAKANSIYLVAGTIPLQASIDNKVLNTTLVFNPAGEQIGRYDKIHLFGFETETERYAEAETIESGNQPGILDLNINGINWRFGLSICYDLRFPELYRSIGPVDCHIIPAAFTYTTGKDHWEILLRARAIENQCYVLASAQGGQHQNSRRTWGNSMLIDPWGTVLTYLPEGEGFISGILSKDKLNEVRSKLPALKHRKL from the coding sequence ATGAATTCATCCGAAATCCAGATTGCAGCAATTCAGATGGTATCAACACCGGTACCCGAAGAAAATTTAGAGACTGCAAGTCGACTCATTAAAGCCGCTGCAGAAGCAGGCGCCCAGATAGCAGTGCTACCCGAGTATTTTTGCCTAATGGGTCTAAAAGATACCGATAAGCTACAGACCAGTGAAGAGCTGGGTAAAGGACCTATTCAAGAAGCTCTGCGTTCGATTGCTAAAGCGAATTCAATTTATCTAGTCGCAGGAACGATTCCACTTCAAGCCAGTATTGACAATAAAGTTTTAAACACGACTCTTGTATTTAATCCAGCCGGAGAGCAAATTGGGCGTTACGACAAAATCCATTTATTTGGATTCGAGACTGAGACAGAAAGATATGCCGAAGCAGAAACGATCGAATCTGGAAACCAGCCAGGCATTCTCGATTTGAACATCAATGGGATAAATTGGCGTTTTGGACTGAGCATTTGCTATGACCTCCGTTTTCCTGAGTTATATCGCTCGATAGGTCCAGTTGACTGCCATATTATTCCCGCGGCTTTCACTTACACCACAGGAAAAGACCATTGGGAAATCTTATTACGGGCACGTGCAATTGAAAACCAATGCTATGTTCTTGCCTCAGCCCAAGGCGGTCAACACCAAAATAGTCGGCGCACTTGGGGGAACAGCATGTTAATTGATCCCTGGGGGACTGTTCTAACCTACCTCCCTGAGGGGGAAGGCTTTATTTCTGGGATACTCAGCAAAGATAAGCTAAACGAGGTACGCTCCAAGTTACCCGCCCTGAAACACCGCAAGCTTTAA
- a CDS encoding cob(I)yrinic acid a,c-diamide adenosyltransferase, with protein sequence MGNRLSKIATRTGDAGMTGLGDGSRVEKDHLRICAMGDVDELNSEIGVLLATPVPDSASQALQDLLLQVQHDLFDLGGELCIPNYTLLKSEQVARLDDWLTQYNATLAPLSEFILPGGTMAAAQAHICRTVCRRAERSVVRLGWDVEINDAPRQYLNRLSDLLFVLARVLNQAAGGKDVLWKHEKKETK encoded by the coding sequence ATGGGGAACCGACTTTCAAAAATTGCGACTAGAACCGGTGATGCCGGGATGACTGGCTTAGGCGACGGTAGCCGGGTCGAAAAGGACCATTTACGGATCTGCGCGATGGGTGATGTGGACGAGCTGAACTCCGAAATTGGGGTTTTGCTAGCCACCCCTGTGCCAGATAGCGCCTCGCAAGCCCTCCAGGATCTTTTGTTACAGGTACAGCATGATTTATTTGACTTGGGTGGTGAGCTTTGTATCCCAAACTACACCTTACTCAAGTCTGAGCAAGTTGCCCGTTTAGATGACTGGCTAACCCAATATAACGCTACCCTAGCGCCTCTTTCAGAATTCATTCTTCCTGGCGGAACCATGGCGGCTGCGCAGGCCCATATTTGTCGGACGGTATGTCGTCGAGCAGAACGCTCGGTCGTTCGTTTGGGTTGGGATGTTGAAATTAATGATGCCCCACGCCAGTATCTCAATCGCCTCTCTGACCTCCTATTTGTGCTCGCCCGGGTTTTGAATCAGGCGGCGGGTGGTAAAGACGTATTGTGGAAGCACGAAAAAAAAGAGACTAAGTAA
- a CDS encoding YhdP family protein codes for MLRNLLPLGLLNVFQKYWQGSKNLWRKRLLILVIALIVFLTLAHAGVRYLVWPRIEKSKPAIEQLLSKRLGSNVSIDSLQVSWDGLRPQFSMEGLRFNSDTKAPAPLQIKKIHGELSLVSFYYLEPYFYKLQIEDAQIQVKRSADGAIRIAGILIKDNSDDFSTGNWLFAQDDIHIINTQINLQDLQGKLLNAELELTEFHLTNGVRKHDALIQAKTPWNDGPLELNAHFIHRFGGQAGNWRDWAGEFAWNFSDLQFQKVSHDFDIPLNLLSGNISSKGHMSLDGGRPDGGQMTFIADQFRLQLSKEDAAIEFGRLETELTQESDGKFLSVTAQNFAWRDITKSSNTPLELLSPMTFRWRPPEQGGEIKEFGFSSPKILVKDVTRFALNLPLSKKVHRWIEIASADGELQDLDMHWSEKPSALASLPIAGSWFNLNKLDFSINARMVDLSFTGVNKDIPSVSHLTGQIAGDQKQGLLTLNSPNLIIEVQDFLLDPIIKLDQAQGQIHWNKQSGGWLISSKGLAFENRDLTAKVNVAYLMTGAKQPDDLKLDIDFQQANLMQAYRYLPVTMSTDTKLYLSKAFAAGKVLNGSLHINGDPNNAPFPPGTTGEFSLNFPISEVTFKPAPLISSDQGVWGDFANVAGTISMKQSALNVNISQANHQEISLSNINAQIPNVSANQLVLAVNGNAQGQAPQMLNYLFASPFGKKRPELEKNLKVSGPLDLNLKLQVPLYNSDDTKIDAHLNLANNSAQWASIPPLENLKGKVRITETNPEFEDVSAQFLGGSIRVASAPSSGDKQNFTIAGDLSADFLRKYFSEVSESLATLLNGMSGSAKYNGLISFGKAGSETKLKFDLSNWASNVPVPLKKQSGTPLEGELLLQSFSKKTGSDRLNWSGSLGSQYFTQGAVNTNNELRYAIGIGSPATMPTQGLNLGIQANELNFDTWRTFLTSNQAKVPGSKNGAGLATGIQVNAQIKSLTAADYVWPNLNLSAILKNNDWQLNVNSPKITGQVVYSEPSISQPSGMVTGRLALLKFSDDQNPKVLPSSKKTSTSSNKLTPNAIPTLDLTVDNFSWERAQLGLVKIKSQTTKNLLNIEKLQIINPQDNATITGQWSIDPQTGKQKTSLIPDLQIKDAGQIIAHWTPTKSVEGGHGQLDGKLEWMNTPFSPDFQTLSGQLNLKLEKGRLLEVNSSAAQILNVLSLQSLFKFATLDLQGSVGNLVSKGTAFNTINTTFNIQNGIAKTDQFVMILDQARVAMNGQIDVPKQTQDLRVTIFPTIDATAGSLALFAINPIVGLSALVGQYLVTNQINRSMQSDYLIQGSWVDPEVVPLNQQGQPLDKNTLDTIRKKGLLTEQSKPNSSGNTAPAPVPAAASPSE; via the coding sequence ATGCTTCGAAATTTGCTTCCGCTTGGCCTGCTAAACGTCTTTCAGAAATATTGGCAGGGCTCTAAAAATCTATGGCGTAAACGTCTATTGATCTTAGTCATTGCTTTGATCGTTTTCTTGACCTTAGCGCATGCCGGGGTTCGATATCTTGTTTGGCCCCGTATCGAAAAATCAAAACCTGCAATTGAACAATTACTCAGCAAGCGTCTAGGTAGCAATGTCAGCATCGATTCTCTTCAGGTCTCTTGGGATGGCTTACGCCCCCAATTTTCTATGGAGGGCCTGCGCTTTAATAGCGACACTAAAGCCCCTGCTCCATTACAGATCAAAAAAATTCATGGGGAATTAAGCCTAGTTAGCTTTTATTACCTTGAGCCTTATTTTTATAAACTCCAAATTGAAGATGCTCAGATTCAAGTAAAGCGCTCTGCGGATGGGGCAATCCGTATTGCTGGAATACTCATCAAAGATAACTCAGATGATTTTTCAACGGGCAATTGGCTATTTGCACAAGATGATATTCACATTATTAATACACAAATCAATCTGCAAGATCTTCAAGGTAAATTATTAAATGCCGAGCTTGAGTTAACAGAATTCCATTTAACAAATGGTGTACGTAAACATGACGCTCTGATTCAAGCCAAAACTCCTTGGAATGATGGTCCGCTAGAGCTGAATGCTCACTTCATCCATCGCTTCGGCGGACAAGCTGGAAATTGGCGCGATTGGGCTGGCGAGTTTGCATGGAATTTCTCTGACCTACAGTTTCAGAAAGTCAGTCATGATTTTGATATTCCCCTCAATCTTTTGAGCGGTAACATCAGCTCAAAAGGCCATATGAGTTTGGATGGCGGCAGACCAGACGGTGGCCAAATGACTTTTATTGCTGATCAATTCCGCTTGCAACTATCAAAAGAAGACGCAGCCATTGAATTTGGCAGACTTGAAACTGAACTGACTCAAGAAAGTGATGGCAAATTTCTATCAGTGACGGCTCAAAACTTTGCATGGCGCGATATCACTAAGTCAAGCAATACCCCACTCGAGCTCTTAAGTCCGATGACATTTCGGTGGCGCCCTCCAGAGCAAGGTGGAGAAATTAAAGAGTTTGGTTTTAGCTCTCCTAAAATTTTGGTCAAGGATGTCACTCGCTTTGCACTAAATCTTCCTCTTTCTAAAAAGGTACATCGGTGGATCGAAATTGCAAGCGCAGATGGCGAGTTGCAAGATCTCGATATGCATTGGTCAGAAAAACCATCGGCACTCGCTAGCTTACCGATTGCAGGCTCATGGTTTAACTTAAATAAGCTCGATTTCAGCATCAACGCCCGCATGGTCGATCTCAGCTTTACTGGTGTTAATAAAGATATTCCTAGCGTATCTCACCTCACTGGACAAATAGCGGGAGATCAAAAGCAAGGTCTACTGACTCTGAATTCGCCGAATCTCATAATCGAAGTTCAAGACTTCTTACTTGATCCCATCATCAAACTGGATCAAGCTCAAGGGCAAATTCATTGGAATAAACAAAGTGGAGGCTGGTTAATCAGCTCGAAAGGTCTTGCTTTTGAAAATAGAGATCTCACGGCCAAAGTGAACGTTGCTTATCTCATGACTGGGGCCAAGCAACCAGATGATCTCAAGTTGGATATTGATTTTCAGCAAGCCAATCTAATGCAGGCCTATCGATATCTACCAGTGACGATGTCCACTGACACTAAACTCTACTTAAGTAAAGCCTTTGCGGCAGGTAAAGTGCTAAACGGCAGCTTGCATATCAACGGGGACCCGAATAATGCCCCATTCCCACCTGGGACAACTGGAGAGTTTTCATTGAATTTTCCAATTAGCGAAGTCACCTTTAAGCCAGCACCGCTGATTAGTAGTGATCAAGGTGTATGGGGAGACTTTGCAAATGTTGCTGGAACTATCAGCATGAAACAGTCCGCTTTGAATGTGAATATTTCGCAGGCCAATCATCAAGAGATCAGCCTGAGTAATATCAATGCACAAATTCCCAATGTGAGCGCCAATCAACTCGTTCTTGCTGTAAATGGCAATGCACAGGGGCAAGCTCCCCAGATGCTGAACTATCTCTTTGCATCTCCTTTTGGAAAAAAACGTCCCGAGCTTGAAAAAAATCTGAAGGTATCTGGCCCACTAGACCTCAACCTCAAGTTACAAGTACCTCTCTACAACAGTGACGACACGAAGATAGATGCACACTTAAACCTTGCTAATAACTCAGCACAGTGGGCAAGTATTCCACCCTTAGAAAACTTGAAGGGCAAGGTTCGCATTACAGAAACGAATCCTGAATTTGAAGATGTGAGCGCCCAATTTTTGGGAGGCTCAATCAGAGTGGCAAGTGCGCCATCATCTGGAGATAAACAAAATTTTACGATTGCTGGTGACCTGAGCGCTGATTTTCTAAGAAAATATTTCTCGGAAGTTTCTGAATCACTCGCGACGCTTCTCAATGGCATGAGTGGCTCTGCAAAATACAATGGCCTTATTAGCTTTGGCAAGGCTGGTAGTGAAACCAAGCTGAAATTTGATTTGAGTAATTGGGCCAGCAATGTACCCGTGCCGCTCAAAAAACAAAGTGGTACCCCATTAGAAGGTGAACTACTCTTGCAAAGCTTCTCTAAAAAAACCGGCTCAGATCGCCTCAATTGGTCCGGTAGCTTAGGCAGTCAGTACTTTACTCAGGGTGCCGTGAATACAAATAATGAATTGCGTTATGCCATTGGGATTGGCTCGCCTGCAACAATGCCCACACAAGGCTTAAATTTAGGTATTCAAGCTAATGAACTCAATTTCGATACATGGCGTACATTCCTTACAAGTAATCAAGCCAAAGTACCAGGCAGTAAAAATGGAGCCGGCTTAGCAACTGGCATACAAGTCAATGCCCAAATCAAATCATTAACGGCTGCTGACTATGTCTGGCCCAACCTCAATCTGAGTGCAATACTCAAAAATAATGATTGGCAACTCAATGTCAACTCACCCAAAATTACTGGTCAAGTCGTTTACAGCGAGCCCTCGATCTCGCAACCTAGTGGTATGGTTACGGGTCGCCTTGCTCTGCTGAAATTTTCTGACGACCAGAATCCTAAAGTCTTACCCAGCAGCAAAAAGACAAGTACATCGAGCAACAAACTCACGCCAAATGCCATACCCACTCTTGATCTAACAGTGGATAATTTTTCCTGGGAGCGGGCTCAACTTGGTCTTGTCAAAATTAAGAGCCAAACAACCAAGAACCTCTTAAACATAGAGAAGCTACAAATTATCAATCCCCAAGATAATGCAACTATTACTGGCCAATGGAGCATCGACCCTCAGACAGGTAAGCAAAAGACATCCCTTATTCCAGATCTCCAAATTAAGGATGCGGGTCAAATCATTGCACACTGGACTCCAACCAAATCCGTCGAGGGCGGCCATGGTCAACTAGATGGCAAGCTAGAGTGGATGAACACCCCTTTCTCTCCCGATTTTCAAACTCTGAGCGGGCAGCTGAATCTAAAACTTGAAAAGGGTCGCTTACTTGAAGTCAACTCAAGCGCCGCCCAGATCTTGAACGTATTGAGCCTTCAAAGTTTATTTAAATTCGCCACGCTAGACCTACAAGGTAGTGTTGGTAACTTGGTGAGCAAGGGTACAGCATTTAATACTATTAACACTACTTTCAATATTCAGAATGGTATTGCCAAGACGGATCAATTTGTGATGATTCTGGATCAAGCCCGCGTTGCAATGAATGGGCAAATTGACGTTCCCAAACAAACGCAAGATTTACGGGTCACCATTTTCCCAACGATCGACGCTACTGCAGGCTCGCTCGCGCTCTTTGCGATTAATCCGATTGTTGGTCTGAGCGCTCTAGTTGGTCAATACTTAGTAACCAATCAAATTAATCGCTCAATGCAATCTGACTATCTGATTCAAGGCTCATGGGTTGATCCCGAGGTTGTTCCGCTAAATCAACAAGGACAACCCTTGGATAAGAACACCCTGGATACTATTCGCAAAAAGGGTTTACTGACAGAGCAAAGCAAGCCAAACTCTTCAGGCAATACCGCTCCAGCCCCTGTGCCAGCTGCAGCAAGTCCTAGCGAATGA